The Limanda limanda chromosome 13, fLimLim1.1, whole genome shotgun sequence region TACCCGAGGCTgtactcctcatcctcctggaCTTGCAGGTTGAGTCACAGCAGTCACACAGGTTGCTATATGCAGGGTTATCCACAAGCTCCCAGCTGAACAGGGAGAGCGTCCGTAATTATTTACAATTTGACTTAAAGAAGTCTAGTTCTCAGACTAGTTATACAATTTTTACCCGTGATTTTGTACGTAGTTGCAGGCCTTCTTTGTGTGGTCAAGCCCAACAGGATCCCAAGCCACAAGTTCGCAGTGCAAATACACCTGTTGAGTTCAAAGGAGAGCATCAAGTTTATGTTCCAGTATTTACAGATTAAGCCACTATGTGACAGACCATGCACAGATATAGAATGGAGGTTTACCTCTTTTCCCATGGCAAACCTAAAGGCTTGAAGGGACAGGTGGATCTCAGATGAATTTTGCCTTGGTTCGAATCTTGAACCGGATGTCTTGCTGTCCACAAGACATCTGTatggtttaaaaaatatatacattactCCCAGTGTGTGGGCAGAAGAAGGCAGTAGGTCTGTGCTTATATTCAAAACAACAAGTATTACCCCTTATTTGTGATTATTGGGTATAAATGACTTCCAGGATTCAGCTCTGgtgtggcagcagcaacacattCATCGAGAAGCAGCAGCAAGGGCTGATGGAAGTTGAGCTCCACACTCGCCATGATGGGTATGAAAGAGCCCAGAGGGAAACTGGTGGATTCAGCAGGGCCTGAGAAATCCTCTAAAAGCATAAGGTGGAGGTGAGACGTAGAGTTAAAATGCTGCCGTTTCAAGTTGAGGTGATTAACTGTTGACACCTACCATTCATTAGTCCAATATGAAAAACCATCTCTCCTTCACCATATGTATTAAACTCAGGGACATAGGTGGGGTTGTACCAGTCTTTAGGCCTGCACAGAACACACATTTATTGTATGCATCAGTTGAACACAAGTCAGAAAAGTGATCAAATAGAGTCTTGATATTCAACCCCCTGTGTGGAagctgcatgaacacacacctcTGATATGAACACACAACTGGTAGAGTGAAGGGGAGTTCGTTGGAGTCCGGAGAGGAGATATGCATCAGGTCATTGCTGTATATTAGCTGATCCCCAGTGACCTATGAGGAAGACATGTTACTTACACTGTCAAAAGCATTTACTTCAAACGCCCAGATTGAATTTTTCCACCCACCAGTCTCCTGAAGTTACAGTCGTTGAAGCCGACAGTGAAAACCGTCTCCCTGCCTGAGAAGCTGGTGGGAATACAGTTACCGAGACGAAAGAGCGTGGGGTCCACCTGgtttctgctctctctccacacCAGCGTCATATAATCAGGCCTGCAGTCCACTTGCATGTCTAACAAATACAATCAGGTTTGTACACAAACAGCAAAGAAACCTTCAATTATTTGTGATGCTATATTACCTGCATTAACTGACATGGCAGCTACCAGGACGGCGAGCAGCACCCCTTGCCAAACCAAAGCCATCATGACTGAACACACAGGAAGGGTACTGGGGAAGCTTTTATTGGTTGTACTGGGAGACGCTCGTCTAGTTTAACTTCAGTCACCTGGTGTGTGTTTACTACCTCAGGTGCAACCGCTTCACTCTCATTACAACAGGTCCCATTCATTGTTAAAGCTATTTACTTTCTATTAGGAACCAGAGAGCCTGACAGAACATTCCACAGCTACAGTAGATATGAGAATATAAACTATGACAATGCCGTCATTTGTTGGAATtatcattaattaattaatcaaatttcATTTCTATTGCCCATATTCACAgcttgtctcatagggcttaacaaggtgggACATCCTCTGTCTTTAATTCTCAACAAGAGATAGGAAAAAACGACCAAAACATAAACCTCAGAGGGTCACATGTGAGGGATGTCTCTCCCAGGACGGGCAGACGTGCAGTAGATGCTGCATGtaacaaaattacaatatttacaaacattgatttgaagaaaaaaatatttgcataATGGAAGTGTATTAATGTCTGAAGTATTTATACatgagaaaatgtctgaaaaacatgaaagcagcagcagtgacacttggagttattgtcagtaatggtagaatatgGGAGTGGGCacattgtatatcaagcagtcttgctGTAATCATAGTTcatgatcagctgccaccacaatCATGATCCACCGTCACAATCCATCACCACCATCCATGATCAGGATCCAGGATCATTATAGAAAAGTGTCAACCGACTCACACTTATCACCTTTCCTAACCACTATGCCTTGACCCCGATGGAAAACCTCATTTATTCAAGAAAGTTCTTTTTTAAAGCACTTGATTAATGGCAGAAGATAGATACAAACTTTCGGttgaagtttgttttcaatTGAATGACAGATATTGTCAGTTTAtacagaggaaacatttaacCATCAGTTACAGGAAgaaattattgattttattgGAATTAAGAGAAATCAAACAGCTCTTATTATGGTGAATGCTGAATTACTTCCAGGTAATTTCCTAAGCAACATTGACTATTATACTGCACCTTCAGGCTCCCTACAaattatatacagtgtatatattATAATTCTACAATGTTGAATTTCAAGTGCTTTTACAGAAGTTGCGTTTTGCCTTTAGCTTTGTCTCCATTTACCCATGGGACTCTACTGCTGTTTTAATTCCTGAGTTAACAGAAGTAGGACCCTTTCTCATATGTGCTCAGAAACCTGACGTGTGAGCGACAGTGCAGATGATAATCAGTCATACAAGGACTCATATCCTGTCTCGGAACAGATCAATTGCTCAACTTAATATATCGTGCATCATTCATCTTGAAATGGTGTGAACGGTGGCAGTTTATCTTGAGTTTACAAGCTGTGACTTTTAACACCATATTAACAACTTGTAGTGCAGCAAGTTGTAGTGCAGCATGATACAAGGACATATCTTAGGCAGACATGTGCAACTATTTGTCTTTATGGCTGGCATTATATTTCAGCCAAATTCCCTGGAATTGTGTGAGGACATTATGCATAACCTCTCAACCATCTCATAAGGTAAATCCACATCCTAAAGTGATCATTAaaactcaaattaaaatcaatttaaagtgtaaagtgatgAAAAGCAGCAGTTCCCAGTGCATTGTACTGGTCTGGCCATCAGACTACATGTATTAACCAgagatatttgtaattttatgTCAGGTTGCCACTGGCCAATACAACATGAAAATGATATTATATAACTCAGAACAATTACAGCATTCTGTCCATGGATGAATGGATATCCATTGGGTGTTCATGGATGTTGCTGAAAAGATTGAATAAAAAGCAGATTCAGGAGCTTAAACCAGTTTTATTGGACATCCGATGATGGATCTATGAGATTTGAGGCAGTACTGCTGGAATAATTAGCCATTGTGACATTAGTCAGGCCCATGTAAAGCTGATGACATCATGAATGTCAAGAAGAAAGTCATCTGGTCCTGGTCTCCATTTCCTGCATAACCAGAGTCTTAGTTAATCCTCGTGTCCAGTGTTCATCAGTTTCAGGATCAAGACCTGGGAAACAGTTGTTTTAATCTTTTACACCCAAGTCTTCTGAAGATCGGTTTTGCTCCACGATGACCAGGGGTCCCAACACTGAATTGTGACTCTGGCTGTGTGATTCtgcaaaaagaggaaaaaggaggaTGGCGGGTGGAATTAATGACTTGCAAGAAAGTTCTGTCTAAAAATAACTGAGCTGACATAAGACTATACCCCATTCAACTCCTCTTTTGGAACGGGACTTGCAGGTTGAATCGCAGCAGCTACAGTGGGAGCTCTGAAGCGGGTCATCGAGCAGCTCCCAGCTGTGGAGGGAGTAATCAGAGAGGGGTTTTCAAAATATAGGTGTTGATACAAGACAGAGACGAGCACCATCACTAGCCATGAGCAGGGACTTAGTAGTTGAAGCACACAACTCCTGGCATcgcttttacatttattttggtgTACACTTAAATAAATGACagtggacaaaataaaataatttgttcaGCTTTAGAGGCGCTGCTAGTTATTTTAAAGATCGGACAGGGGACAGGCTAGCGCCATAATAACCACAAACATAAGTGATAATTGATTTGATCATTacctttcactttcttttacatacTGACAGGCCTTCTTGGTCTCGTCCAGATCTGCAGGGTCCGATACAACCAGTTTACAGTGGATGTACACCTGGGGAACACACAAGGAGTcgatcatttttattttatcaaaccAATATTCCCGACATCAGCTACCAATTtatcctctcacctcctctccagGACCCAACTTGAAGGACTGCAAGTAGAGGATGAGAGCGGACGAGTGGTATCGAGGGAGGAACACAGAGTTTCCCCTGACGCTGTCAAAGAGACACCTGAggacattttaaatgtcagattaaaaacataattcatctGATCATTGTGAATTCTAACCCGTTTCTGTGTCCTACCCCTTGTTGGCAATGATTGGGTAAACCTGGCTGCCTTCGTGCAACTCTGGTGTAGTGGCTGCTACACACTCCTCCATTAGAAGCAGCAGAGGTTGATGGGACTTCTGCTCCACTGCTGCCCATATTGGCATGAAAGAGCCCAGAGGGATGACGTTGGTCTTGGCTATACCTGTTAATTGCGCTGTTGGgtaaggtaaaaaaacaaaaacatgctcAAAAGGCAGCtttgaatgtgcttgtgttggATTTATCAGTGTGAGGAGTCACCATTGAGGAGCGCCATGTGGACGACCAGCTCGCCTCGACCTTCAGAAACACCCGATCCAGGCATCAGGAATTGGGGAATCCATGACTCAGGTctgaaacataataatatgCCTCAGACATTTCAGCTTTAAAGTGGATTTTTAACCACCACCCCTTTTAAAGAAAACTACCTTTTATAAACACATTCGATGGGATGCATCAAAGACGGAGGATTCCCCTTCGCCTTTGGCCTGTAAGTCAGTTCATTTTGATAAATGAGGCGTTTCCCTTTCatctgcagagaaagaaaactggTTAGATAAAATACAAAGAAGTGGCTTCAAATTTTTATTTCTGGTAAAGATCACATTTACTTTACCAATTTCTTAAACTTGCAGTCTGCTAACTTATAGTTGAAGTGAGCCTCCCCCTCCCCAGTGGGTAGAATACTGAGCTGAGAAGCCATGCAACTCCCCAGGAAGAGACGAGCGGCATTCGGCACCAGCTCTGCACCGATCCTCCATGTGATTTTTACTGAGTCCTTTTCACAGACTACTTTGACATCTGCAAACAAATCCTTAAGCTGTCAAAGTTCCCATCAATTAAACACTTCTACATGCGGTTGgtacatttataaacacagaCATCTGAAAAATACCTGCGTCAGCAACAGTGGCTGCAAAAACAGCCACGATTATCACACCTAGGTAGAGATGAGTCACCATGACTGAATGATCAGAAGCAAAGTGGAACCGACACACTTGTATAGACTTCCTGTCTCATCAGCTGAATGAGCAACATCTGTGTAGTATCAGGAAAACACCTCCACTCATGCTGGACTGTCTGTGCATTGCGGAAATGTATTAtgtaatatattattttctcaAATGCACTTCCATACATTTCCATTAGTGCATTGAGTGCAGTTTGGATCTATTTGTACGTAAAGgctattttatatgttttagaAGAAATTGTTGTACTTTTGACTCTACATTCAAACAAAAGTTTGATATCTAACTAACAAATATGATGCACCAGCCTGACTTCAACCTTAACATGCTGCTTGATAACTTATAACGAATGCATCACTGCAAAAATCAGCTAGTCATGAAAGTCTCTGAAGGGGACTGGTCTGATTGTAGCTGTTTTGTTGTATCCATCCAGTGACTTGGTAAGACAGAGATTTGAAATTGATACCGATCgttgtgttttttacatttttgtattaaaCTGAAACTACGCTTATTTTTCTGCTGCATGGATCCAACTTGAAACCTTctctttaaataacattacttATGGACTTGATATGAATAGTTGCAAAGATTTTTTTCGTTGATATAATTCGCATCCTTGGGAAATGATAAATTCATAAATCCAAGCACAGGAACTGGATTCGATTTTTCTCTATTtcatagaaaaaaaatacaatgaacTTGGTCCACATTTTAGAAGAACATGATTTAAAACGAGCCGCGGTCCTTTTAACTTAAACGtaactattatatatttattttattaatttgtattttgtttttgttgcctttTTAGTATCTGAGCGGAACGATTTTCCTTTGGTCGCCGTGACGTCCGGAGAGTTCAGTGTGACACACAGGAAGTAAACTCGAGCAAGCCAGACAAGCGGGTTGTATTTCGCTAGTTCACGAAGTATTGTGATCGAGAAACTGTTCATATAATCTGGAATTGAAGTATATAATTGAATCAACATGCTGATCAAAGTAAAGGTGagataaaggttttatttatcGTTGTACTTTTCGTGCTGCTTTTGTTGAGTCGCTCGCTAACATCACTCACCGGTTCGCTAAATCACGTCAAGCCAGTTCTCATCATATTCCAGCTGCATCTTGTAAAATGTTAGCGAGTTTTATTTCTCAAtggtttttctctctcacttgcCGTCGTGTGTGTTGTTTAATATCTTGCTAATTTCAAAGTGAACCTCAGCAGGTTCGTTTATTCATGGGCCGGTGTTACAATCCAATCCCTTAACATTGTGTAAAGCTACAAGACAAAGCTAACGGACAGTTCTCCTGGCGACTGATGTTAGCTCTGTAAGAAATACACCCATGAAGTGTTCGATCGACTGGAATAGAAACATTTGAGTCATTGGGGACAATGGTCACAACTCTAATCCCCATTTGTCTCACTTGAACGAGTGGATTGTTGTCTTGTGGACTCTTGTGTTGATGTGATCGTGTTATTGTTTTTCAGACCCTCACTGGAAAAGAAATAGAGATCGACATTGAGCCCACAGACAAGGTGACATCACGGAATGCAATGTCTTCACGAGATAAACAGAAATCTGAATAGTCTTCACTCGCTCAGCTCTGCATCATGTGTTAATATCCTGTCTTTGTTTACATCAAGGTGGAGAGAATTAAAGAAAGGGTAGAGGAGAAGGAAGGGATCCCCCCGCAGCAACAGAGACTTATCTACAGTGGAAAACAGATGTGAGCTCCTCCACTGTTTAATACATGCATCTGCCTTCATAAT contains the following coding sequences:
- the LOC133017551 gene encoding zona pellucida sperm-binding protein 3-like — translated: MMALVWQGVLLAVLVAAMSVNADMQVDCRPDYMTLVWRESRNQVDPTLFRLGNCIPTSFSGRETVFTVGFNDCNFRRLVTGDQLIYSNDLMHISSPDSNELPFTLPVVCSYQRPKDWYNPTYVPEFNTYGEGEMVFHIGLMNEDFSGPAESTSFPLGSFIPIMASVELNFHQPLLLLLDECVAAATPELNPGSHLYPIITNKGCLVDSKTSGSRFEPRQNSSEIHLSLQAFRFAMGKEVYLHCELVAWDPVGLDHTKKACNYVQNHGWELVDNPAYSNLCDCCDSTCKSRRMRSTASGKLGVVKKAVLGPFTITENP
- the zp3f.2 gene encoding zona pellucida glycoprotein 3f, tandem duplicate 2; translation: MVTHLYLGVIIVAVFAATVADADVKVVCEKDSVKITWRIGAELVPNAARLFLGSCMASQLSILPTGEGEAHFNYKLADCKFKKLMKGKRLIYQNELTYRPKAKGNPPSLMHPIECVYKRPESWIPQFLMPGSGVSEGRGELVVHMALLNAQLTGIAKTNVIPLGSFMPIWAAVEQKSHQPLLLLMEECVAATTPELHEGSQVYPIIANKGCLFDSVRGNSVFLPRYHSSALILYLQSFKLGPGEEVYIHCKLVVSDPADLDETKKACQYVKESESWELLDDPLQSSHCSCCDSTCKSRSKRGVEWESHSQSHNSVLGPLVIVEQNRSSEDLGVKD
- the nedd8l gene encoding NEDD8 ubiquitin like modifier, like; translation: MLIKVKTLTGKEIEIDIEPTDKVERIKERVEEKEGIPPQQQRLIYSGKQMNDEKTAADYKIQGGSVLHLVLALRGGSAVHSLGCIHPSSRS